The genomic stretch TTCATGGGACTCTTCAACACAACAAAAAAGACCACTGTTTCTCacaatgttttttccttttcatctgcAACTTCATCAGATATCACAGAAGTATCAAGACCAAGAATAGTGTTCTTGAGCCAACTAGGGAAACATGTGCAGAAAGCTAATCCAGAGCCTACCGAAGGCTAATAAAAGCATTAGAATGAACGTATAGAAGAATTCCTGagcaatctttttaattttttttttttttaagattttaagtaatctctatatccaacacggggctcaaactcaccaccctgagaccaagagtcacatgctctactgactgagccatccagatgccccccaatttttttacctttaattttaatctaattctggtaaaatacatataactgaGTAACAGAGTATTTCAGCAAATTGCCTTTTACCTGTACTATTAGCTAACTTTGGTAAATATGCTTGCCCATATAGAGTTCAAcgtttttcccttccttttccttttcaccttttcccttctttcccttccttccttccctctggccaAGTACTTATCGAGAGGCCTACAGATATGGAATGTTtctaaaaattgctttttatttatctatagtTTCTCTTATTTATATCATGAACTCAATGTTAACAAGTATGCTTGTATTGAAGCACCTGTAGCAGTTttgatacttaaaaattttaagaacttagATTATagatatccccattttataatatttgtgaCAGCGGGAAGAAATTTTGGTCAATTTCTTTCCATAGTTTATATGCACTCTGATTGTGTGAGCCACAGGAAATACTGATACTGCTTCTTTGTGAATTCAGGTTCATATGATACagaatacaaatttaaatgaaaactgtgAATTCACAAACTAATAGTTTCttctaaataatatttacaaaccaATTCTATCATAGCTATACTTCAACAGCAAAGAATGCAAAGTTGTATATTGGCTGTTTCTATATGTTCCctcatataaagtatatttttttattctcgaATGGATGATCCAAAAGCAGTATTCTATGAttacaattcttaaaaaaaaaaaaaaaaaggaattacttATGGAATTTCCCAAGAAAGAGGTCACCTTAAGGCAggattaaaataagaaatcttttcattttcgaTTTTTATCCTTACCCCCTATTTTCTGAACAAAGCAAGTCATTGAGTAGAAAGCTAACAACCTGGTCCAGTATGGATGATGTGATATAACTCTTTACTGGTAAAATCTCTCAAAGGACATTAAAATCAGCAGCATCATCTTTATATTCAAAGCACAGTACATTTAGTTACTTTAATCTAGgcagaaaaaaagtgataaactTGTATAAAGATTCAAAATCAGAGGAaattatctaaaaacaaaaccgaaaacctttacatttcatttactttcattgattaaatacaatttctaaaataatggatataaatatatgtggTCAACTAAAAAGTACAGTACACACTAGAAGGATTACTTAAAATCTCAGAtggattttaagaaatgtatagatATCCCAATTGCTCCAGGGAATATACCtaataacatatattttcataattaataaCATGCATTCTGTTAGAGTCACCTTTTGTCTTCATTTAGAATTCTCTGATTTGACATGACTTTGACCTGGctacatttctaaaatttctctcTCATTAGTAAAGTTAGGCTAATGTCTCAGCAGGAGTCAAAAAAATAGCTTCTACTGGTAACCACCTTTTTGCCAGGGGTGAGGGTAGGGGCGGGGTACACAGgcaatgggtgaaataagtgaaggtgattaagaggtacagacttccaattataagataaatttgtcatgggatgaaaagtacagcctagaggatatagtcaataatactgtaataactttgcaTGGTACAGATGGTACAACTATACTTATCATGGTGTTATAATACATATcgatattgaatcactatgttgtacacctcaaATTAACATAATATTGTACGTCAATTAcagttcaattaaaaataaataaatttaggggcacctgggtggctcagctggttaagcgttcaactcttgatttcggctcaggtcatgatcctagggctGTGGGATCGAGACCCACGTTGAGGTCTGTGCTggatatggagcctgcttaagattctctctctccctctccctctgcccctccccaactcacacgtgtgctcttaaataaataaatacatttaataaaataaaataaatagaatataatgtaaaaaaatagctttttgtaTCCTGATATGAGAAGATAGAAAGATCTAGGCCTGTATAATATGGGGCCAGGATTTAACAGAATCATCGTATATCGTCCAAGGTTTTCTTTCTACCTACCAATAGCAGTACATTCTTCTCCCCAcaagatgttttattttacttttgataatAAAAAACCTATACTACCATATAAGACTATAACATATTATTTGTCTCTCAGAAGACCAGGTTAAACATCAAATATAAGAAAAGGAATAACATAAGAAAGTCTTGATGAACAATTAATATTATGTATCTTCCACAATttgatatacaaaaaaaaatcacaacttaaTGTTGAAATCCTACCTTAAGAGATTGtttgaaaagcaaaaatcaaattttcatttttaatcgtGGTACTTTTATGGCAGCTTCTCCAACTTCTTTTGATATATCTACTCCAAGAGGACATCTGCATCACAATCAGATAAAtcatattatttcaaatatttgcatCCTGATCTGTCACTATTTGCTTTGAATTCTGACAAACAGTATACATATCTAATGTACAGTTAATCATATGTGATGATGGTTCTTGAATATAAATACAGCAGGAATAATGGGTGAAGAAAAGGCCAGTTCCTTTAACAAGAACtctaaatttcataattttttaaaccactttgaggtatagttgacatgtGAAAAGCTATACATctttaatgtatacaattcaaTGAGTTTGAGGATTGAgaagtttttgaaagaaatagtTCTGCTCTcatactgtaaataaataaaaacttgaaataaaacaacaacaacaacaaaataccttATAATTCTCTACAAAGCTGAAAGGGTAAAAACAGTTCACCATACAGCTAAAGTCAAATCTACAGCCATTCCTACTTTAGAAATTCTCCAGGTTTTTACTGATTCTTCTTTGAGGTTTCAAAAGCtgggttgtttctttttccaCCTTCCTCCGTCGCTACCGGCAGGAGAGGTCTTAGATCCAaccctctttctctgtgctttccCAGTAAATAATTTTGGCCTCAAATTTCTGCTTTTTAGCAACGTTGCCCAACGTAAGGCTTCAACTGGACCCTAATGTGAAAAAAGTCATCACCTCCAGCCTCAACACTGCCACAAGAAGGCAACACTGGATCAGACATTATATTCTACCTGAGGGTAGGCCATCATCACAGGAGATTCCTTCTGACACAACTAATTAAACTCTGTTCGTTTATAGTCTTAATACTCTGTGGTTCATGTAGCAATAGTTATGGACTAAAATactgaaaagttttaaaacattaaatgaaatcatgtggaaAATAGAATTATAGTAGATTATGAAACATAATCATCCTTTACTATTTTTACTATTCCAGAAATAACTTAGACCAGAACTTGATAACTAATTGAAACACTGTGCTATTCTTTGGAACTCTGATTTGGTAGAGGAAATAAGGCTTTCAGAAAGTAGCTATCTCTTGGCCATTTTTCAGCTGCCTGTGGAGGAGCATACTCACAACCCAGTCTCAGGCCTGACTgctttttacacatttttctgaagtttcccAGCATACCAGCTGGTCCTGAGATTGCTTTGATATTGCAAAAGTCCAGGCCATGGACATGGTTTCCATTCTGCTAGTAAATGAGGGTATTCATCATCCCTACCCACCCACCTATTTCTAACCTATGATTTGTCAAAATGTTTATGATTTGATACTgtagcaaaaatatttattaagaagaaATTTCATGAAATAATATAATCTTTATTCAGGTACCACCAGAATATTGATGAAAACCTCATATATAAAAGGCTTTGAATTTTATACTGCAACTTGCATAGAGATTATAAACGGTACTACATACTTTGGTTCATAGCGGATGCCTTCTGTGTTGTGTAAAATGCCCAAGCCAGCACGCAATCTTTCAATACCATTCCTAAATAagaaccattaaaataaaataaatagaccaGGGTTTAAAGGAAGAAGACTTAAcatgatgaaatagaaattaatatttacataattatgaGTGAAGCACATATATCCTGTGGCTTACCATGCAATCATAATGCCATTGTCAGTGCACAGTTTGGGAGGAGGACATAACAAAGTGCATTGTGTTGCATTTGTTACAATTTCCAGAGCTTTTCGGATATATAGGTTACTTGCAACGCCTCCAGATACAACCTGAAGGAATTGAGAAGACCCAAATCAACAAATACTACATAAGGATATGAGCCAAACTGTTAGCTAAACCTGGGGAAAATACAAGCATtatacaataagaaaatattacattttgatAGGTGGGGAACAGGCAAGTGATATAGCTATATGATAAAAaattggaggaaaagaaaatcaataatttcAATACcagcatcattattatttttatacaatttcttctaacatttttctaattataatcaTAGTACAACAATATGTTAGACCCTGTTGTTTTTACTTATAagcaattttttcattttatattattcttaaaAAGCTATTACCTTTGATATTCacataatattctattttgtgaatctaccatcatttaaatattttctcattttataagtttcaaaaggatgaattttaagATACAGTTAAACAGGAAGTTTACCAAGGCTTACATGCAGATTTAAATGGATTTCATCAAAGGAACATAAATTTCAAGGAAACtagcttatttttctaaaataacagtaacagttactgtatttcatttcttattgcAAACCCACTTTTAAATTCAATAAGAGGCAGCCTTGGAGTTTTTTGCGACACAGTCTGTAAAGATGTCCCATAAAGCTGCCATAGAAGCTGTACGAGAAATGGCTGTTAGTTTTTATTCTGCATAATTTCATTCTGTCAGGGCTAGCACAGGACATAAAGATATCATATTCTATGCACAGGATCAATTAAGTtcctagaagaaaaataacatactATAAAGTGTTACTATTATTGTTAGAGGCGATAACAAAACTTACCAGCACTGCATTACTTTGAGATAACAAATCTCTCTGCTTGCAAAACAGAATGGCACGATGTGTTCTTTTTGCAATGTGGCACGCTGTTGTATGCTGTACTGCAGCAGCAATGTGTGCAGCCGAAGACAGGATTTGCCCCTTCTGGATCCCTGCAGAAACATAGGAGTTTTTAGGCACAATCCAGGATTACTTATTTTTCCAACTCTACAAATTAGAAATataccttcctctttttccttttgtgttattATCTTATCAATAACATGTTGAAGtccagtaaaagaaaaatcacaatttttagCTCGTTGCATGGGAGGTTTGAAATCAAAATGCAGTTTATTTCCTTGTTTGGCCAAATGTTCTATAGCTTTCCCACCACTCATGGTAGAGCACTCTGGATGTTTTATCAAAGAAAGTCTTCTTGCtacctttcaaaaacaaacaaaaattttgtaaTGAGTCATAAAATGGCACATTTTGAAACCAAagtgcaaaggaaatgaaatttactaaaacaaaacaaaactggatgaATAAGACATGCTATACTTGTACAAATATGGACTATAGCTAGCAAGCCAGTAAAGACAGACTTACTCCTGACAACCTTATCAATAGTGGCCAATCACTGCTTCCCTATCTACTCCTGCTCTTCTACTGGGGatgaaaaataagtttgaaattcACAATGACCGCTTAATGATAAACTTCAAATATTAGAACCTGCCCATTTCTTCTAATCATTTCTGCTGTTGGCAGCAGGATTTTTGCATATAGCAGTAGGCTCTGTAcaattcagaaacaaagaaaaaagaaacctgctTGGTAGTGGTGTCAACAACTGTGATGTTTAATCACAAAACTTTGTGCATCTTTAATGTCTTTATGTTATCTTTATATatcttatttcacatttttatagtACTTTACTTGGCAATTTCTTTCACGtcttttttgattaaaaacatAACTGCATCTGCAAACTATTTGAGCCTTTATGTACTAATCTAAACCTCTTACCATTTTATTAATAATGGGTAAGAATCTTTTATAAAACTATGtactactctttttcttttttcttattgcatataaatttttttcagtctgtttatcagaaatatttagaTAAATGGTAGTGTAGTGCATCTCTTAATATTTGATTGAAACAGACACcataacagaaaagagaaattaattctttaataatTACCTTGTCAAGCATGTCACCTGGTGCTATGTCCAAAGattttcccagaagcagaaaaTCTGAAACTCCTCTAACTAATGCCAATAGACAATGACCTCCAGAAATCAAAAGAACTAAAAAGGGAAATTCTACTTTATTTAATAACCTAATAGTAAGTGCATGAGCCTCCATATGATGAATGGgaataaagggtttttttaattggTCTACCAGTTGTAAGCTAAATGATAAGCCTACGCCCAAGCTTAAAGCAAGTCCTGGTTTGACGGTAGTTGCAATTGCTGAGAGTTCACTTGGAGAGACTTTACTGATAGAGAGAGCTTCTTGCACTATTCgttgaatattttctctgtgaagCTGTTGGGCTACTGGAGGAACAATTCCACCTGttctggggaaaaaacaaacaaacagctttttgtaattttaagatTGTGAAAATAGACTAAGAAAAGTTTTGTATTAGGGCTGAAGGCATGTTTTCAAATTAATCATTATATAGCTAAAAATGTTAGTCATACATTCAAATATGTGTGCCTTATAATGCAACACAATATAAGAATTCAATATGCAGGGATTAAGGGTGTAATGTCTCTGACTTCAAAATTGtacacaacaggggcgcctgggtggctcagtcggttaagcggctgacttcggctcaggtcatgatctcgcggtccgtgagttcgagccccgcgtcgggctctgtgctgacagctcagggcctggagcctgtttcagattctgtgtctccctctctctgaccctcccccattcatgctctgtctctctctgtctcaaaaataaacgttaaaaaaaaatttaaaaaaaattgtacacaACAAATTCCTATGGATTTGTTAATATACGGAATCACCAAAATAATCTTAAGAAGCATTCTAATGAAGATGTCTTGAACAAGAAAAGGCCAGGATAAAATtggattttagaaaaattatctcTCTGAAGacagggagattttttttaaggttattataaaagtatttgtGTAAGATGATTACATCTTATATTATGTGATCATGGGAAGTGAAAGAATGGGGAAGAGAGCCTTGAAAACTGTTAAGTTAGACTGGATATAAGGGGAAAGGGGACCAAGGCATCCAAGATGATTCAGATATCGAGCTGGAATGACTGGGAGAAAAGAAATACTAACAGAGAGAAACATGAAGACAGTTTTGTGAAGAaggtgagtttatttttaaacacgtTGCACTTGATTAAGGTCATGGCAGGACAGTAGACAGCTTGCAACCTTGAAATACAGTGTGGGAATCTAGTGCTTAGAGCTGATCATTTTGATTTTTGGTCTATGCAGGACAAACAGTGGATAACCACTCCAAATGTCAAGAGTAAATAAGTAGTTgctagaaaaagtttgccagaaTGAGACTGACTTACAATCATAAAGGCAGAGCAATAAAATATAGGGTCTACAAAATATACCTCTAACCTcaaaaaaatctttgaatatttGATGCTGCTAGTTCTAGACATAGAAGTGAAaatcctagggtgcctgggtgagtcagtcaggtaagtgtctgactcttggtttcggctcaggtcatgatctcatggttcatgggatcaagcgctgcattgggctctgtgctgacagtatggagcttgcttgggattctctctctgcccctcccccactctctcttgcatgtgcacactttctcttaaaataaataaactaaaaaaaaaagaaagaaaatcatcagTGAGaacattcaattaatatttatttaactgggatgcctgggtggctcagtcagttaagcatctgacttcagctcaggtcatgatttcgtggtctatgagttcaagccccgcatctggctctgtgctgacagctcagagcctggagcctgcttcagattctgtgtcttcccctctctctgcccctccccctcatgctctgtctctctctgtctcccaaaaatgaataaacgttaaaaaaattttttttagtttatttaacaGTTATAATATGTATCGTGTCAGGTaatgagggaaacaaaagaaaccatcTTATTTCAACACATCCACATAgtaatactattttaatttttttttttttttttgctggttgtttttagtttgtttgtttttaagtttatttattttgttagagagagatagagacagggagagaggcagagagagaatcccaagtaaactccacgttgtcagtgcagagccagatgtggggctcaaactcatgaactctgagatcataacctgagccaaaatcaagagtcagacacttaaccgactgagccactcaggcgccccatatttgCCTCAGTTCTTCAGAGGTACTTTTTCTCTTATATTCTTCAACTCTGTTAATGACATCAAACCTCCTAATCACTTGGGTTTCAGGTTTCATCTTTATCTCCTTTATCTCACTGTCCACATTAAATATATCACCATTCCCAAGTTCAAAAACTCTCATTATCTCAGTCTATTCAAAGTCTACTAACTGCAGTTCCCCCAGACAGATTTTCTGATCCTTGGAGTCTATTCTATATTGTATTACCAGAAAATAAAGCACAATGCTGACCCCATAACTCTCCTACTCAAAAGTGTTTACTTTATTGAAATTTAGGTGATTTAAGGGCaaatcctctccctcccacttctttcttccttctcccacttgcttgcctcccttcctttctgtgcaTCTTCTATATATTTTACCTTCAAAGGATTATGCTAGCTAAGGaccagagacaaaagagatgaataaGACCATGGCTTTATTCTCAAAAGAATTAATTTGTACACAGTATGGAGAGTAGGTAATTGAGTGACCAAAAAGCTAACAAAGAGGCAGGAAAACCATCTGGCCTCAAAGCTGGAGCCAAATGCTGCCAGGAAACTGTAggatttcaataaatgcagagatgaGCTGTGCAGATGGTAC from Panthera leo isolate Ple1 chromosome C1, P.leo_Ple1_pat1.1, whole genome shotgun sequence encodes the following:
- the OSGEPL1 gene encoding probable tRNA N6-adenosine threonylcarbamoyltransferase, mitochondrial isoform X1, coding for MLILNKAAGVFSKPSRREIFEFLRSFNFRPGNVFLHKLVLGIETSCDDTAAAVVDETGNVLGEAIHSQTEVHLKTGGIVPPVAQQLHRENIQRIVQEALSISKVSPSELSAIATTVKPGLALSLGVGLSFSLQLVDQLKKPFIPIHHMEAHALTIRLLNKVEFPFLVLLISGGHCLLALVRGVSDFLLLGKSLDIAPGDMLDKVARRLSLIKHPECSTMSGGKAIEHLAKQGNKLHFDFKPPMQRAKNCDFSFTGLQHVIDKIITQKEKEEGIQKGQILSSAAHIAAAVQHTTACHIAKRTHRAILFCKQRDLLSQSNAVLVVSGGVASNLYIRKALEIVTNATQCTLLCPPPKLCTDNGIMIAWNGIERLRAGLGILHNTEGIRYEPKCPLGVDISKEVGEAAIKVPRLKMKI
- the OSGEPL1 gene encoding probable tRNA N6-adenosine threonylcarbamoyltransferase, mitochondrial isoform X2 produces the protein MLILNKAAGVFSKPSRREIFEFLRSFNFRPGNVFLHKLVLGIETSCDDTAAAVVDETGNVLGEAIHSQTEVHLKTGGIVPPVAQQLHRENIQRIVQEALSISKVSPSELSAIATTVKPGLALSLGVGLSFSLQLVDQLKKPFIPIHHMEAHALTIRLLNKVEFPFLVLLISGGHCLLALVRGVSDFLLLGKSLDIAPGDMLDKVARRLSLIKHPECSTMSGGKAIEHLAKQGNKLHFDFKPPMQRAKNCDFSFTGLQHVIDKIITQKEKEEGIQKGQILSSAAHIAAAVQHTTACHIAKRTHRAILFCKQRDLLSQSNAVLVVSGGVASNLYIRKALEIVTNATQCTLLCPPPKLCTDNGIMIA